The Sphaerisporangium siamense genome includes the window CCACGGGCAGGTCGGGGCAGCCGTCCTCGCCGAACTTGTGCCCGGGGACGGCGCGCCCGGCGACGCTCGCGCCGGCCTCGACCGCGACCTGCTCGTACTCCGAGACGCCGAGGATGCCGGCGGCGTGCAGTAAGCCGAGGATGATGCCGCCGTCGCCGCGCTGGGCGGGGTCGCCGGTCCAGCCGACGCCGTCGCCGGTCCTGCGCAGGCTGCGCACGACGCGGTCGGCGGCGGACCTGGCGGCGGCGGACAGGCTCTCGTCCCCGGTGGCCCACCCGGCCTCGGCGAGCGCGAAGACCATGCCGGTGAGGCCGTGGTAGAGGGTGAGATCGGGTTCGTCCTGCCAGGTGGCGGCGAGGTAGCGGGCGCCGCGCCCGGCGTCGTCGAGGTAGGCCTCGTGCCCGGTGGCCGCGGCGAGCTCCAGGAAGAACAGCACGATGCCGGCCACGCCCGCGTACAGGGAGCCGGGCTGGCCGGAGCGCGCGGACTGGCGGCGGGGGTCGGGGTTGGCGACCCAGTGCCGGCCGCGTTCGTCGTCGACGGCGGCCGAGCGGATCCAGCGGCCTGCCATGATCGCCGTGGTGAGCGGGGTCTCGGCGCGCGGCCACGATGGATGGTGGATCCGCTCCTGGCTCATGTCGCCTCCTCCACGCGGCCAGTCTCCCACGCAACCTATGAATTTGGTAGGAAAACTAGGCAATGGCTCTGCATTCCGGCACAGTTCGTGGCGGGCTCCGTTACCCGCCGCATACCCGCCGTATCAGAACACTCTCACAAACAGCGCCCGCTCGGGGCCTTCCGCCCGCAACGTGACCGGCACAATCCCGTGCGTGACGGCTGCCCGGGCGGCGGGGGCCTCGAAGGCGGCCTCGTGGTGGATGACCTACAGCTTGCCGTGGACTCATGCCGATCGCGAAGTGTTGATCGGCGGCGGATCGTCGGAGCGGCGGCCATGAGCAGCAGCGCACGGGTCAGGACGACACGGGTCCGTTGGAAGAGGTGTTGGACGACGGATGTCAGGCGGTGAACAGGAGAGCCTGCGCGCCGGTCAGGACGACGCGGGGCCTTGGAAATGGTTTGGGACGACGGGCCGCGTGAGGCAGTGAACAGGAGTACCCGCGCGCGGGACAGAATGACGCGGCGTTGGAATCGGGGCGTGGCCATCGTGGCTGAGATGTCCGCGCCCGGTGTTCCGGGGTCGCCGCACGCGCTCGCCGGCCCCCGCGCACGCGCCGGGCCAGACATCCGGAAGCACGTGAAGAGGTTCGCCGGGCCATGGTCTTCTCGCGAGGGTTTGCGATGATTCTTGTGGCGCGCCGGGGACGACGGGCCCCGGCACCGGCGCCGCCGCCCGGGAGGGCGCGGCCGAGACGGAGGGGGTGGCCGGGTGGGCGTCAGCACGCCGGCACTGGCGGACTCTGTACGGATCACCGGCGACGGCGTGGACATCCTGGACCGCCGCGTCTACCCGTTCGCGCGCGAATGGGTGCACTGCGCGACCCTGGAGGACGTCGCCGTGGCCATCGAGCGCATGGTCACCCAGAGCTCGGGCCCGCTGTTCGCCACCACCGCCGGCATGACGCTGGCCGCCCGCGAGATCGCCGGGTACGGCCCCGAGGCCGCCGAGGAGCGGCTGCGCGCCGCCGGGCGGCGGCTCATCGCCACCCGCCCGACCAACAACCACATCCGCGACGCGGTCCACGCGATCCTGGCGGCCACCGTGGACGGCCCGCTCGCCGGGGCGCCCGGCGAGGAGCTGGCGCCCGCGGTGGCCAAGGCGGCTGCCGGGCACGACGCCGCCTACCGCGCGGGCGCCCGGGCACTCGGCCGGCACGCCGCCGCGCTGCTCCCGGACGGCGCGCGGGTGCTGACCCACTGCTGGGGCGACGCCTACCTGGTGGGAGCCGTCCAGGCCGCCCAGGAGTCGGGCAAGCGGCTGGAGTTCGTGTGCACCGAGACCCGCCCCTACCTGCAGGGGGCCCGGCTGACCGCCGCCACCCTGGTCGAGATGGGCTACCGGCCGACGGTGATCACCGACGGCATGGTCCCGTCCGCCCTGGCCGACGGGCTCGCCGACGTCGCGCTCACCGCCTCCGACCGGGTGACCATGGACGGCCACGTCGTCAACAAGGTCGGCACGCTGGCCGTCGCGCTGGCCGCC containing:
- a CDS encoding methylthioribose-1-phosphate isomerase — encoded protein: MGVSTPALADSVRITGDGVDILDRRVYPFAREWVHCATLEDVAVAIERMVTQSSGPLFATTAGMTLAAREIAGYGPEAAEERLRAAGRRLIATRPTNNHIRDAVHAILAATVDGPLAGAPGEELAPAVAKAAAGHDAAYRAGARALGRHAAALLPDGARVLTHCWGDAYLVGAVQAAQESGKRLEFVCTETRPYLQGARLTAATLVEMGYRPTVITDGMVPSALADGLADVALTASDRVTMDGHVVNKVGTLAVALAAQAFGAPFYVLSHAPDPLSPGIADVEIEHRDGEEVLHVLGARSAAEGTRGYYPAFDATPPHLVTRIVTERGAFEPARVSDHFAAGPAPGGLGAP